A single Aspergillus chevalieri M1 DNA, chromosome 3, nearly complete sequence DNA region contains:
- a CDS encoding transposase (COG:S;~EggNog:ENOG410PVG4;~InterPro:IPR004875,IPR006600;~PFAM:PF03184,PF03221;~go_function: GO:0003676 - nucleic acid binding [Evidence IEA]) → MPTERENIEEQIKNAIATYERDKSQKIRPLAEAFDVPYQRLLRRVKGLPGRNSTKPVNYALDKHQENALKHWIERLDQAGVPPTAKRIEKSANLILQRAHTDPTIPPKKVSKEWPYRFLERLGPKYTRLKQRPRDPKRLQSQDLGIIQNWYDRLEILLKQYQIQPQDLYNFDEIGFMEGQGRGEVVITKYPSRAQHPGASFSRGLISVVECISADGSVLPPCIILPGKGHLEDWYTHSDMPGNWILGVSPNGYISDEIAFEWIKHFDKHTKQRCAGVYRLLLMDNHGSHLTYEFIEYCEKNRILLYSFPPHATHFLQPLDGKPFKQYKHYHGQAVTEAAILGWSDFEKREFLTVLPGIRKETFKTHTIQSAFRDCGIFPFDPSPVMDDLEKQAEPIPDLQIWDGDSTSSGSAQSSPKTIRQLRKEISKARASLDKIDGHLSALSPGLNRRLERIFSGGLTQAESSDQTAMELDRYLKAAAHQSKPKSRRQVPGLSHSGVLSVQDANRRIGARKKAEEKKEGRRLGQSIRTSLATTHRRYDRLELWMMGIDENADQETIDSILNKNR, encoded by the exons ATGCCTACTGAACGCGAAAATATCGAAGAACAAATTAAAAATGCCATTGCCACGTACGAACGCGATAAATCACAAAAAATTCGCCCTCTAGCAgaggcatttgatgtgccttaCCAACGGCTCCTTCGACGCGTCAAAGGGCTACCTGGGCGAAATTCTACCAAGCCAGTTAACTATGCACTTGATAAGCATCAGGAGAATGCACTCAAACACTGGATTGAGCGATTAGATCAAGCTGGAGTGCCTCCAACAGCTAAAAGGATAGAAAAAAGTGCCAACTTGATCCTACAGCGTGCCCATACGGACCCAACTATCCCTCCCAAAAAAGTCAGCAAAGAATGGCCATATCGCTTTCTTGAACGCTTAGGACCTAAATATACACGGCTTAAACAAAGGCCAAGGGATCCAAAGCGCCTACAATCTCAGGATCTTGGGATAATTCAGAACTGGTATGATCGGTTAGAGATCCTCCTTAAACAGTATCAGATCCAGCCCCAGGACCTCTATAATTTCGATGAAATTGGCTTTATGGAGGGCCAGGGCCGTGGAGAAGTGGTAATCACTAAATATCCATCAAGAGCGCAACATCCTGGTgcctctttttctcgtgGTTTAATCTCTGTTGTGGAGTGTATTTCTGCAGATGGATCGGTCCTTCCTCCCTGCATCATTCTCCCGGGAAAGGGCCATCTAGAGGACTGGTATACGCATTCAGATATGCCAGGAAACTGGATACTGGGCGTCTCACCAAATGGCTATATATCCGATGAAATAGCCTTTGAATGGATTAAACATTTCGACAAGCATACTAAGCAGCGATGT GCTGGTGTTTATCGGCTGCTTCTTATGGATAATCATGGATCTCACCTCACGTatgaattcattgaatactGCGAGAAGAATCGGATTCTTCTCTACTCCTTCCCACCACATGCAACCCATTTTTTGCAGCCTTTAGATGGAAAGCCATTTAAACAGTACAAACACTATCATGGGCAGGCTGTCACTGAGGCTGCTATACTTGGATGGAGTGATTTTGAGAAGCGGGAGTTCCTTACAGTACTACCAGGTATTCGGAAGGAGACATTCAAGACCCATACTATCCAATCAGCCTTTAGAGATTGTGGAATCTTCCCTTTtgacccctctcctgttatGGACGATCTGGAGAAACAAGCAGAGCCCATTCCAGATCTACAAATATGGGATGGTGACTCTACCTCTAGTGGTTCCGCCCAGAGCTCTCCTAAAACCATCAGGCAACTCCGGAAAGAAATCTCTAAGGCTCGGGCATCCTTGGATAAGATTGATGGTCATCTATCTGctttatcaccaggcttaAATAGGCGTTTGGAGAGGATATTTAGTGGTGGTCTAACTCAGGCGGAATCCAGTGATCAAACAGCCATGGAGTTGGACCGATATCTCAAAGCTGCAGCACACCAATCTAAGCCAAAATCTCGTCGACAAGTTCCTGGACTTAGCCACTCTGGTGTACTATCAGTGCAGGATGCCAACAGGCGAATTGGTGCCCGAAAGaaggcagaagaaaagaaggaagggcGGCGACTTGGACAGTCTATTAGGACTTCTTTGGCCACCACTCACCGCAGATATGACCGATTGGAGCTATGGAtgatgggaattgatgaaaatgcCGACCAGGAAACTATTGATAGTATTTTAAACAAAAACCGATGA
- a CDS encoding uncharacterized protein (COG:S;~EggNog:ENOG410PU5C), producing the protein MDPCLAATNPRRPLHNFHRNIPLQREDPTLTTTPADAEDTTDEEIPPQPPLVDINKGIKLNGAGDQGFEDLILARGSPRWFVKTNRRPYDKVVACVLLRAYMLAPEQFRLRSDGFWDYEDEWGVVRELYGKIWPGEEIRRPWGEEEDDGVGEADDIEGSDLMG; encoded by the coding sequence ATGGACCCGTGCCTGGCCGCAACTAATCCACGACGTCCCCTCCATAATTTCCACCGCAACATCCCCCTCCAACGCGAAGACCCCACCCTAACCACAACCCCCGCCGACGCAGAAGACACAACCGACGAAGAAATCCCTCCGCAACCGCCCCTCGTCGACATAAACAAGGGCATAAAGCTCAACGGCGCCGGAGACCAAGGCTTCGAGGATCTAATTTTGGCGAGGGGTAGTCCGAGGTGGTTTGTGAAGACGAATCGGAGGCCGTATGACAAGGTTGTTGCTTGTGTGTTGCTGAGGGCGTATATGCTTGCGCCGGAGCAGTTTCGGTTGAGGAGTGACGGTTTCTGGGATTATGAGGATGAGTGGGGGGTTGTGAGGGAGTTGTATGGGAAGATTTGGCCGGGGGAGGAGATTAGGAGGCCTtggggggaggaggaggatgatgggGTTGGGGAGGCAGATGATATTGAGGGGAGTGATTTGATGGGGTAG
- the facB gene encoding C6 transcription factor FacB/Cat8 (COG:K;~EggNog:ENOG410PFI7;~InterPro:IPR036864,IPR007219,IPR001138;~PFAM:PF00172,PF04082;~go_function: GO:0000981 - DNA-binding transcription factor activity, RNA polymerase II-specific [Evidence IEA];~go_function: GO:0003677 - DNA binding [Evidence IEA];~go_function: GO:0008270 - zinc ion binding [Evidence IEA];~go_process: GO:0006351 - transcription, DNA-templated [Evidence IEA];~go_process: GO:0006355 - regulation of transcription, DNA-templated [Evidence IEA]), which yields MPGILPMKVIKVGGGSQSRIAQACDRCRSKKIRCDGVRPCCTQCANVGFECKTSDKLSRRAFPRGYTESLEERVRALESETRELKSLLDEKDEKIDVLSRIYSFSPPSHQQQQQTQQNKKASRSPQAPSPSDSVTQKASDAAEGIIHVKPSSRSTASSDDAPSDSGLSSTRGFTDAFTGKLNDQGKLAPEASTQSLTQSPPAVCHIRGPQTIETPPRLVSDQLINIYFQEWAPLYPVVHRPTVLKAYEQYLTNAESMQNTPHDLAQLNLIFGIAALASISRTNQDPAFFEKNWTSTLESLSTDISVPTLQCFLLAQIHCMTKADYTSLLRYRGIAVGICHQLRLHQSQKYITNPLIGETRKKIFWCQYVLDRLTAAMTGLPILLREEDIRTEYPEDVDDENITETGFLPTLPGESTRLSSAIALFAASRILNTVLHDLYSSESEYDVYVSKLRAASNQLDEWAQNLPPHLRLEFAQDKPATNVTSSRSPLLSLVYYYIRSLVHRPAVCFADEQIRSPSVLAVSDSSKHIIQILELLDERRLCLSVSINRKEIVLMSGLGLLWQTLGLKRDSKLAKESQKLLSTIIDQLKFESASAATGFSNVAGILVSLDGGKGGVKAQDTTAAAQRSSKSPKKQVQSWKQRLAASMPHQSQRQESQSRRATICGASPSIDHRHIRSSSQTSLPSVRPEHIHSPHYQGTYQVAPSSAMYDSSSRAMSCSGPSDVSNSAITVADWEFVLSDMDRGYSNIFTGIYGGKECGEDTGPFASITAEYGGQKPGQTSMPMTAPQDIQGLSPEAWSATSSDIPLKQEIASQSVLSYSEDSLAGGSDDGVAFQDLHMSPEDHANMMDPFRGILIPTEEEMGGYGLVDGTNWDRRLAV from the exons ATGCCTGGAATCCTGCCTATGAAAGTCATCAAAGTCGGCGGTGGCAGTCAAAGTCGTATCGCACAGGCCTGTGATCGCTGTCGAAGCAAGAAGATTCGCTGCGATGGTGTCCGACCGTGCTGTACCCAGTGCGCCAATGTCGGCTTTGAATGCAAAACCAGCGATAAGCTCAGTCGTCGAGCTTTCCCTCGTGGATACACAGAATCTCTCGAGGAGCGCGTGCGGGCGTTGGAGTCTGAAACGCGCGAATTGAAGAGTCTGTTGGAtgagaaggatgagaagattgATGTGCTGTCCCGGATATACTCTTTTTCGCCCCCATCAcaccaacagcaacaacagacACAACAAAACAAGAAGGCGTCACGATCACCGCAGGCGCCTTCTCCATCAGATAGTGTTACTCAAAAGGCGTCCGACGCGGCAGAGGGAATTATTCACGTGAAGCCATCGTCACGATCAACGGCTTCCTCGGATGATGCTCCGAGTGACAGCGGATTGTCCAGCACGCGTGGTTTTACTG ACGCTTTTACCGGCAAATTGAACGACCAAGGAAAACTCGCTCCCGAGGCCTCAACACAATCGCTCACCCAATCCCCACCCGCCGTTTGCCATATTCGTGGGCCTCAGACGATCGAAACGCCGCCTCGGCTGGTTTCGGATCAGCTCATCAACATCTATTTTCAGGAATGGGCCCCTCTTTACCCGGTGGTCCACCGTCCGACCGTTCTCAAGGCTTACGAGCAATACCTCACAAACGCTGAATCTATGCAAAACACCCCTCATGACCTGGCACAGTTGAATCTGATTTTCGGAATTGCCGCGCTGGCCTCAATT TCGAGGACCAACCAAGACCCCGCTTTCTTCGAGAAGAATTGGACCTCCACCCTCGAGTCGCTCTCCACCGACATTTCCGTCCCGACGTTGCAATGCTTCCTTCTGGCGCAGATCCATTGTATGACCAAGGCTGATTACACTAGTCTGCTGCGCTACCGAGGTATTGCTGTTGGTATCTGCCACCAGCTCCGATTGCACCAGAGCCAAAAGTACATCACCAACCCCCTGATTGGCGAGACGCGTAAGAAGATCTTCTGGTGCCAATATGTCCTGGATCG ATTGACTGCGGCCATGACTGGTCTGCCGATCCTCCTGCGCGAGGAGGACATCCGTACCGAGTACCCTGAGGACGTTGACGATGAGAACATCACCGAAACTGGCTTTCTGCCCACCCTGCCTGGCGAGTCTACGAGATTGTCCAGCGCCATTGCCCTCTTTGCCGCTTCGAGAATTTTGAATACAGTTTTGCACGATCTTTACTCTTCTGAATCGGAATACGACGTCTATGTTTCCAAGCTCCGTGCGGCATCGAACCAGTTAGATGAGTGGGCGCAGAACCTGCCTCCTCACCTGCGTCTAGAGTTCGCGCAGGACAAGCCCGCTACCAATGTGACGAGTAGCCGTTCGCCGCTTCTG TCTTTGGTGTACTACTACATCCGGTCATTGGTCCATCGCCCTGCCGTTTGCTTTGCTGATGAGCAAATCCGCTCGCCTTCGGTTTTAGCCGTGTCGGACTCGAGCAAGCACATCATCCAGATTTTGGAGCTTCTCGACGAGCGTCGCCTTTGCCTCTCTGTCAGCATCAACCGAAAGGAAATCGTCTTGATGTCCGGATTGGGTCTCTTGTGGCAAACCTTGGGTCTGAAGCGGGACAGCAAGCTCGCCAAGGAAAGTCAGAAGTTGCTCTCGACCATCATTGACCAGCTGAAGTTCGAGTCTGCGTCCGCAGCAACTGGGTTCAGCAATGTGGCCGGTATCCTGGTTTCGTTGGACGGTGGTAAAGGCGGAGTAAAGGCCCAAGACACAACCGCAGCGGCTCAGAGATCTTCGAAGTCTCCCAAGAAGCAGGTGCAGTCCTGGAAGCAACGCCTGGCAGCCAGCATGCCCCACCAAAGCCAGAGACAGGAGTCGCAGTCTCGCCGGGCCACCATTTGCGGCGCGAGCCCTTCTATCGACCACCGCCACATCCGATCCTCGAGCCAGACCAGTCTTCCGTCGGTGCGACCCGAGCACATCCACAGCCCTCATTACCAGGGAACCTATCAAGTCGCTCCTTCGTCAGCCATGTATGACAGCAGTTCGCGGGCCATGTCCTGCTCAGGACCGTCTGATGTTTCCAACAGCGCCATTACAGTAGCAGACTGGGAGTTTGTTCTGAGCGACATGGATCGTGGCTACTCGAACATTTTCACGGGTATCTATGGTGGCAAGGAATGCGGCGAAGATACCGGTCCGTTTGCCTCGATTACCGCTGAGTATGGTGGACAGAAGCCAGGTCAGACGTCCATGCCCATGACAGCACCGCAGGACATCCAGGGTCTGTCTCCAGAAGCGTGGTCGGCCACGAGCAGCGACATCCCTCTGAAGCAAGAGATTGCATCGCAGAGCGTGCTCAGCTACTCTGAGGATAGCCTGGCCGGTGGCTCTGACGATGGAGTCGCCTTCCAAGACTTGCACATGTCGCCTGAGGACCACGCCAACATGATGGATCCCTTTCGGGGCATTTTGATTCCAACAGAGGAAGAAATGGGCGGTTATGGTTTGGTTGACGGGACCAACTGGGATAGACGGTTGGCCGTCTAA
- a CDS encoding agmatine deiminase family protein (COG:E;~EggNog:ENOG410PNM1;~InterPro:IPR007466;~PFAM:PF04371;~go_function: GO:0004668 - protein-arginine deiminase activity [Evidence IEA];~go_process: GO:0009446 - putrescine biosynthetic process [Evidence IEA]) → MPPNSTSTSYMPPEWHPHLGIIMAWPGRASHSYWPPGNHEQLNSDVNRVAQAIARFEKVTIYVARAQENEARTTLQNCSEEQAAAIDVRVIEDDDVKPWMRDIAPTFVVVPDSKTVHGVDFHFNGWGAKDRSVSNRALARHILHDHQIPEISTSLVAEGGGIETDGEGTLLATESALVNSNRNPGMDRNAVESELMRVLGVSSVIWLPGVADADTTDCHIDALARFAGPGVVVLSRPPATREEIWTTVYKDAQRVLAAAQDAKGRSLRIVDVPEPDIKAIPGADAEMIPSYVNYLHVKGAMIVPQFGVSETDAGALGVLGELFPNKEIVPVYLHGLPNAGGGLHCITQQVPLVKVDA, encoded by the coding sequence ATGCCACCCAATTCCACTTCCACTTCTTACATGCCACCCGAATGGCACCCTCACTTGGGAATAATCATGGCCTGGCCCGGCCGCGCATCACACAGCTACTGGCCCCCCGGAAACCACGAACAACTAAACAGCGACGTGAACCGGGTCGCGCAGGCCATCGCAAGATTCGAAAAGGTGACCATCTACGTCGCGCGGGCGCAGGAGAACGAAGCGCGGACGACGTTGCAGAATTGCAGTGAAGAGCAAGCTGCTGCTATCGATGTGCGAGTCatagaggatgatgatgtgaAGCCGTGGATGCGGGATATCGCGCCGACATTCGTGGTCGTGCCGGATTCGAAGACTGTTCACGGTGTCGACTTCCATTTTAATGGATGGGGTGCTAAAGATCGCTCTGTGAGTAATCGCGCGCTAGCTCGTCATATCCTGCATGATCACCAGATCCCCGAGATCTCAACGTCCCTTGTAGCAGAGGGCGGGGGTATTGAGACAGACGGTGAGGGCACGCTACTAGCAACAGAGTCCGCGCTGGTGAATTCCAACCGCAACCCGGGTATGGATCGCAACGCAGTTGAGTCCGAGTTGATGCGCGTGCTGGGCGTCTCAAGTGTTATCTGGCTCCCGGGCGTAGCCGACGCAGATACCACTGACTGCCATATCGATGCACTGGCGAGATTCGCCGGCCCTGGCGTGGTCGTTTTGAGCCGCCCACCTGCGACAAGAGAAGAGATCTGGACAACGGTGTACAAAGACGCCCAGCGCGTCCTGGCCGCTGCTCAGGATGCAAAGGGTCGCAGCCTGCGAATTGTCGATGTGCCCGAGCCTGATATCAAAGCCATTCCAGGAGCAGATGCTGAGATGATCCCCAGCTATGTTAACTATCTCCATGTGAAGGGGGCGATGATTGTGCCGCAGTTTGGGGTGTCTGAGACGGATGCCGGTGCTTTGGGGGTTTTGGGGGAGTTGTTTCCGAATAAGGAGATTGTTCCTGTTTATTTGCATGGTTTGCCTAATGCGGGTGGTGGGCTTCATTGTATCACGCAGCAGGTTCCGTTGGTTAAGGTGGATGCATAG
- a CDS encoding SET domain-containing protein (COG:S;~EggNog:ENOG410QE4S) has translation MKCEHLSIESLPAWARLNGVSVSGVAFKRLQSDGTDRGSAIIAEGKQDSSSKDVLLLQIPSDLILSLEAVDTYAKSDRYLREVLEAVGGFGKTARGAILIFLLIQLTYSSPDFANESQRIGLSNPWTEYVKFMPQSIPLPTTYTDEELELLRGTSLASAVDAKLASLDREFTYLRESTDRISWCHKYWWGGETGRLTLDDWKYIDAVYRSRMVDLPGIGHSMVPCIDMANHAPGSATKARYDKDADGNAVLELRGGRELSPNEEVTISYGDDKPALEMIFSYGFLESERTDANSLVLDVDIPDDDPLKIAKKLYCKKPPGMRLNTAPGSETTTWDSSLVWWACVNEEDGLEFKVLQTTTGEKELRAVWKDEELEDPDDLASVISIDPLWDVIQLRAVVLILERLEIQLQTLRTTEKAIGEICREEKEDNLRPTFRPEIFRTVSKLQRLEGELLERGIEDLTRRRQELLASEVVISYLSQQAAEMGEDFS, from the exons ATGAAATGCGAACACCTGTCCATCGAAAGCCTCCCCGCCTGGGCGCGACTCAATGGCGTCTCCGTCTCCGGTGTCGCATTCAAACGACTTCAAAGCGATGGGACCGACAGAGGATCTGCAATAATAGCGGAGGGGAAACAGGATTCTAGCAGCAAAGACGTGCTACTATTGCAAATCCCCTCCGATCTGATCCTTTCACTCGAAGCGGTGGATACATATGCCAAATCCGACCGCTATCTCCGTGAGGTCTTGGAAGCGGTCGGGGGTTTTGGAAAG ACAGCAAGGGGTGCAATCCTTATCTTCCTCTTAATCCAACTTACCTATTCGAGCCCGGACTTTGCGAACGAATCCCAACGAATCGGTCTTTCGAACCCATGGACCGAATATGTCAAATTCATGCCCCAGTCGATCCCCCTGCCTACAACTTATACAGATGAGGAGTTGGAGCTCCTGCGCGGGACGTCTCTTGCGTCCGCAGTGGATGCGAAGCTTGCCTCTCTCGACCGGGAATTCACATATCTACGAGAATCCACGGACCGTATATCATGGTGTCATAAATACTGGTGGGGTGGGGAGACGGGGCGGTTGACGCTCGATGATTGGAAATATATCGATGCAGTGTATCGGTCGCGGATGGTGGATCTGCCTGGAATTGGGCATTCAATGGTCCCGTGCATTGACATGGCAAATCATGCCCCTGGGAGTGCTACAAAGGCACGATATGATAAGGATGCAGATGGAAATGCGGTTCTTGAATTGCGCGGGGGGAGAGAGCTCTCGCCCAACGAGGAGGTTACTATTTC GTATGGCGATGATAAACCGGCATTGGAGATGATCTTCTCCTACGGGTTCTTAGAGAGTGAACGAACCGATGCAAACTCATTAGTACTCGACGTGGACATCCCCGACGACGACCCCCTGAAAATAGCAAAGAAATTATACTGCAAAAAGCCTCCAGGCATGCGCCTCAATACAGCACCCGGCTCAGAAACCACCACTTGGGACAGTTCCCTGGTCTGGTGGGCCTGTGTCAACGAAGAAGACGGTCTCGAATTTAAAGTCCTCCAAACAACCACCGGAGAAAAAGAACTACGGGCAGTGTGGAAAGACGAAGAACTAGAAGACCCCGACGACCTCGCTAGTGTGATATCAATAGACCCGCTCTGGGACGTTATCCAGTTACGTGCCGTCGTACTAATCCTAGAACGACTAGAAATACAACTCCAAACCCTTCGGACAACGGAAAAAGCAATCGGCGAGATTTGTCgtgaggaaaaagaagataaTTTGCGGCCTACATTTAGGCCGGAGATCTTCCGGACTGTATCGAAGTTACAGCGGTTAGAGGGGGAGTTATTGGAGAGAGGGATTGAGGATCTCACGCGAAGG AGACAGGAACTGTTGGCGTCTGAGGTGGTCATTTCGTACCTCAGCCAGCAGGCTGCGGAAATGGGAGAGGACTTCTCATGA